The following DNA comes from Limnobacter sp. SAORIC-580.
ACTTTCATGTGAACAAGGTGTGGCTTTGCATCGTCGGGTGCGGCAGTGGCCAAGGAATCAATTGCCTCTTTGGCTTCTGAGATACTCAGTCCTTGGCGGTAAATTGCCTTGTAGGCCCGTTTGATATTCAGAATCGCATCGGGTGAAAACCCCCGACGCTTCAAACCCTCCGAGTTTATTCCGGCTGGTGCTGCCGGGTAACCCGCTGCCATCACGAAGGGAGGAACGTCTTGCATCAGCTTGGTTTGAAATGCAGTCATGGCATGGTCGCCCACGCGAATGAATTGATGCACGCCGCTCATACCGCCAAGAATAACCCAGTCCCCAATAATGACGTGCCCAGCCAGCTGCACGCTGTTGGCGATGATGGTGTTGCTGCCAATGTGACAGTCGTGCGCAATGTGCACATACGCCATAATCCAGTTGTCGTTGGCCATGGTGGTTTTGCCACCGTCTTGCACAGTGCCAGTGTTGAAGGTGCAGTACTCCCGAACGGTGTTGCGGTCGCCGATGATCAGTTCAGTGGGTTCACCTTTGTATTTTTTGTCCTGCGGATCGCCGCCAATGGTGGCTGAGCCATGAAATAGATTGTCTTGGCCAATGGTGGTGTGCCCGGCAATGACCATGTGCGGGCCAATTTTTGTGCGGGCACCAATTTTTACATGGGGACCAATGACTGAAAATGGTCCAACTTCAACCGTGCTGTCCAGTTCGGCCTTGGGGTCGACTATTGCTGACGCATGTATGGGCATTTGAAAGTGTTCCTTAAACTTCGCGGGCCGTGCACATCAAATCAGCAAGCGCGACCACATTGCCATCCACCAGCGCTTTCGCAGCGTACTTCCAGATTCCGCGCGAAACACGCTCCACCTGAACATCCAGCATCAAAACATCACCAGGCACCACGGGGCGCTTGAAACGACAATTGTCGATACCCACGAAGTAATACACCAAGTTCTTGTCGGGCGCGGCTTCCATGGATTTAAACGACAGCAGCCCAGCGGCCTGCGCCAAGGCTTCCATGATCAACACACCGGGCATGACTGGGTGAATCGGGAAATGTCCCGGGAAAAAAGGTTCGTTGTAGCTGACATTTTTCTGGGCCAGAATTCGAACGTTGGGCTCGAGTTCAAGCACTCGATCAACGAGCACAAAAGGGTATCGGTGCGGCAAATTTTCCAAAATGCCTTTGATGTCCATAACTGGCGTATTCATAGCTTCTGAGTTCACACTTTTAAATTTGGGTTTATTGTTATTTCAGCTTGTTTTTCAGCTCACGCACTTCACCGCGCAACTTGAGCAATTGTTTGAGAGTAACCGCAGTTTTCTCCCAATCCTTGTGTTCTTGCAAGGGAAAAATTCCGGTGTAGGCGCCCGGCTCCTTAATGCTGCTCATCACGACTGACGCTCCAGATACATGCGTGCCATCTGGAATGTTGAGATGACCAAACACCATGGCCGCGCCACCCACCGTGCAGCGAGCACCTATGCTGGTACTGCCTGCAACACCTACGCAGCCAGCCATCGCGGAGTGTTCGCCCACAGTGACATTGTGAGCGATCTGGATTTGATTATCCAGTTTTACGCCAAAACCAATCAGGGTGTCGTCTAGCGCACCCCGGTCTATGGTGGTGTTGGCACCAATTTCCACATGGTCTGCAATCAGTACACGACCCACCTGCGGTATTTTGACCCAGGCTCCCTTTTCATTGGCAAAGCCAAAACCGTCCGCTCCGATCACCACACCAGCATGCACAATGCAATTCGAGCCAATCGTGCATTCGTCGTATACGGTCACGTTTGGATAAATGCGAGTATGTGCACCCACTTCAACCTGGTTGCCCAGCACCACGCCAGCTTCAATTCGACTGCCCTCGCCCACTTTGGTGTGGGCGCCAATTACGCAATTGGCTGCAATCATCGCGCTGGGAGCGATTGTGGCGGTTGGATCTACAACAGCACGTGGATGAATGCCCGGCGCAGGTTTGAACTCACTGTGAGCCACCCACCATTGTTGCAATTTGGCGTAGTACAGGTAAGGGTCACTGACCACCCATGCGACTGAGGTGGGCACGGGCACTGCGCTGTCTTTGAGGAACTGGCAAAGCGACTCGAATTGGGATTCACGGACGAGAATTGCACCCGCTTTTGTTGAGAGCAGTTGGTCGCGAAACTTGGGATTGGCAATAAAGCCGAGATGTTTGATCCCGGCTTTTTCCAGCGGTTGAATTCCGGCCAGAGGAATGTCATCAGACACTGCCGGGTCACCACCAAACGAAGCCAGTCGACCGCCAAACTGCTCAAGCAGTGTGCTGAGCTTCGTTTCAATGAAATTCATTGATATGGTTTACTTCGCGTTGTCCAAGCTGCTGAGAACTTGGTCAGTAATGTCAATGCGCTTGTTGGCATACACGGCTTCCTGGAAAATGATGTCGTAATTTTCCTTTTCCGCAATTTGGCGGATCACGCGGTTCGCGCGCTCTACCAACTCACCCACCACCTGGTTTTTACGCTGAGCCAAGTCCTCTTCAAACTCGCGACGCTTGCGTTGGAAATCACGGTCCATTTCAGCCAGATCACGTTGACGGCGAACCTTCTCTGCTTCAGGCAAGGTGATGGCGTCTTTGTCCAGTTTGGTGGCCTCTGCTTTCACTTTGGTAGCCAGGTCTTCCAGTTCTTTCTGACGCTTTGAAAAATCACGTTCCAGTTTCTTTTGGGACTCCACTGCAAATTTGGAATCGCGCAAAATTCGTTCTGTGTTCACAAATCCAATCTTGGTCGCTGCTTGGGCGTGAGACATGGTTGGCAGTACAACCGCCAAGGACAAAGCACTGCCAATCAACAATTTTTTCACACTATTCAAAACCATTCTCCAATATTTGTTCGAATTTAGAAGCCTGTACCAATCGTGAACTGAACACGTTGGGTTTCGTCCTGTGGCTCTCTGTTCAGCGGTACACCCAAGCTGAACTTCAAAGGCCCAACTGGGGACAGCCAGGAAAT
Coding sequences within:
- the lpxA gene encoding acyl-ACP--UDP-N-acetylglucosamine O-acyltransferase, which codes for MPIHASAIVDPKAELDSTVEVGPFSVIGPHVKIGARTKIGPHMVIAGHTTIGQDNLFHGSATIGGDPQDKKYKGEPTELIIGDRNTVREYCTFNTGTVQDGGKTTMANDNWIMAYVHIAHDCHIGSNTIIANSVQLAGHVIIGDWVILGGMSGVHQFIRVGDHAMTAFQTKLMQDVPPFVMAAGYPAAPAGINSEGLKRRGFSPDAILNIKRAYKAIYRQGLSISEAKEAIDSLATAAPDDAKPHLVHMKVFLDEATRGIIR
- the lpxD gene encoding UDP-3-O-(3-hydroxymyristoyl)glucosamine N-acyltransferase, with amino-acid sequence MNFIETKLSTLLEQFGGRLASFGGDPAVSDDIPLAGIQPLEKAGIKHLGFIANPKFRDQLLSTKAGAILVRESQFESLCQFLKDSAVPVPTSVAWVVSDPYLYYAKLQQWWVAHSEFKPAPGIHPRAVVDPTATIAPSAMIAANCVIGAHTKVGEGSRIEAGVVLGNQVEVGAHTRIYPNVTVYDECTIGSNCIVHAGVVIGADGFGFANEKGAWVKIPQVGRVLIADHVEIGANTTIDRGALDDTLIGFGVKLDNQIQIAHNVTVGEHSAMAGCVGVAGSTSIGARCTVGGAAMVFGHLNIPDGTHVSGASVVMSSIKEPGAYTGIFPLQEHKDWEKTAVTLKQLLKLRGEVRELKNKLK
- the fabZ gene encoding 3-hydroxyacyl-ACP dehydratase FabZ, whose product is MDIKGILENLPHRYPFVLVDRVLELEPNVRILAQKNVSYNEPFFPGHFPIHPVMPGVLIMEALAQAAGLLSFKSMEAAPDKNLVYYFVGIDNCRFKRPVVPGDVLMLDVQVERVSRGIWKYAAKALVDGNVVALADLMCTAREV
- a CDS encoding OmpH family outer membrane protein, coding for MVLNSVKKLLIGSALSLAVVLPTMSHAQAATKIGFVNTERILRDSKFAVESQKKLERDFSKRQKELEDLATKVKAEATKLDKDAITLPEAEKVRRQRDLAEMDRDFQRKRREFEEDLAQRKNQVVGELVERANRVIRQIAEKENYDIIFQEAVYANKRIDITDQVLSSLDNAK